Proteins co-encoded in one Ruegeria sp. HKCCD4315 genomic window:
- a CDS encoding HAD-IA family hydrolase, whose protein sequence is MRTVIFDLDGTLADTSGDLLAAANHCFREMGHGDVLVQGQDSGIALRGGRMMLTHGLKRVGAFDEDTVHTYYPVLLEAYAQDIDNHTSFYPGALQAVEMLSNAGYGVGICTNKPEHLAELLLTRMGVRDRFASLVGADTLPVRKPDPAPLREAARRAGGDPDFCVLIGDSDTDRNTAKAAGVPSVLVTFGPSGDDMAALEPEALLHHFDDLPSLVPALIGAAA, encoded by the coding sequence ATGCGCACCGTCATATTCGATTTGGACGGCACATTGGCGGACACGTCAGGCGATTTGCTGGCCGCAGCGAACCATTGTTTTCGCGAAATGGGGCATGGTGACGTGCTGGTCCAGGGGCAGGACTCTGGTATCGCGTTGCGCGGTGGGCGCATGATGTTGACCCATGGGCTAAAACGCGTCGGTGCCTTTGATGAGGACACGGTCCACACCTATTACCCGGTGCTGCTTGAAGCCTATGCGCAGGACATAGACAACCACACCAGTTTCTATCCCGGAGCGTTGCAGGCGGTCGAGATGCTTAGCAACGCTGGATACGGTGTTGGCATATGCACGAACAAACCCGAGCATTTGGCTGAATTGTTGCTGACCCGCATGGGGGTGCGGGACCGTTTTGCCTCATTGGTTGGGGCAGATACCTTGCCGGTCCGCAAACCTGACCCAGCCCCTCTGCGTGAGGCTGCACGTCGCGCTGGGGGCGACCCTGATTTTTGCGTGCTGATCGGAGACTCGGATACGGACCGCAACACCGCCAAAGCCGCAGGTGTTCCGTCGGTCCTCGTGACCTTCGGCCCGTCAGGGGATGACATGGCGGCATTGGAACCCGAGGCCTTGCTGCATCATTTTGACGATTTACCTTCCCTTGTGCCTGCCTTGATTGGTGCGGCGGCGTAA
- a CDS encoding DegT/DnrJ/EryC1/StrS aminotransferase family protein: MTEKFSGNFTQQEPLPEDAIEAALAVLRHGRLHRYNVAAGELGETALLEQEFAAQMGAKYCLAVSSGGYALATALRAVGVQPGDPVLTNAFTLAPVPGSIASVGGRAIFVGVTESLTIDLDDLERKLGQARVLMLSHMRGHLCDMDRLMQMCDAAGVIVIEDCAHTMGAAWRGQLSGRQGAIGCYSCQTYKHVNSGEGGLLVTDDEELAAKATMLSGSYMLYERHLAAPGPEVFDRIKYTTPNVSGRMDNLRAAILRPQLRDLDRQVERWNERYREIETGLRGTPGLTMVERPEEETYVGSSIQFLLLDWLPERIADVISRCAARGVELKWFGGAEPTGFTSRYDSWRYFDSERMPESDRVLAGVMDMRVPLTFSLEDCQLIARIIRAEVGAVYQS, translated from the coding sequence ATGACCGAAAAATTCTCAGGCAATTTCACCCAGCAGGAACCGCTTCCCGAGGACGCGATTGAGGCGGCTTTGGCCGTTCTGCGACACGGGCGTCTGCATCGCTACAACGTAGCGGCAGGTGAATTGGGGGAAACGGCCCTGCTGGAGCAGGAATTCGCGGCGCAGATGGGGGCAAAATACTGTCTGGCTGTGTCGTCTGGCGGCTATGCGCTGGCCACCGCCCTTCGTGCGGTTGGGGTTCAGCCCGGTGATCCGGTGCTGACCAACGCCTTCACGCTGGCCCCGGTGCCAGGGTCGATTGCTTCGGTTGGGGGGCGGGCCATCTTCGTGGGCGTGACGGAAAGCCTGACCATCGATTTGGACGACCTTGAGCGCAAGCTGGGGCAGGCGCGCGTGCTGATGCTGAGTCATATGCGCGGGCATCTGTGTGATATGGACCGGCTGATGCAGATGTGCGACGCCGCCGGGGTGATCGTGATTGAAGACTGCGCGCATACGATGGGCGCGGCCTGGCGCGGCCAGTTGTCGGGGCGGCAGGGCGCAATCGGCTGCTATTCCTGTCAGACGTACAAGCACGTCAACTCGGGTGAGGGCGGTTTGCTTGTCACCGATGACGAAGAATTGGCGGCCAAAGCTACGATGCTGTCAGGGTCCTACATGCTGTACGAGCGCCACCTGGCCGCGCCGGGGCCCGAGGTGTTCGATCGGATCAAATACACCACGCCAAACGTTTCCGGTCGCATGGACAATTTGCGGGCTGCGATCCTGCGTCCGCAATTGCGAGATTTGGACCGTCAGGTGGAGCGTTGGAATGAGCGCTATCGCGAGATCGAGACCGGGCTGCGTGGAACACCGGGCCTGACCATGGTTGAGCGGCCCGAGGAGGAAACCTATGTAGGGTCTTCGATCCAGTTCCTGCTGTTGGATTGGTTGCCCGAACGGATCGCCGACGTGATCAGCCGTTGCGCGGCGCGTGGGGTCGAGCTGAAATGGTTTGGGGGGGCCGAGCCAACCGGGTTCACGTCACGGTATGACAGTTGGCGCTATTTCGACAGTGAGCGTATGCCGGAAAGTGATCGAGTTCTGGCTGGTGTCATGGACATGCGTGTACCTCTGACGTTTTCATTGGAAGACTGCCAATTGATTGCGCGCATTATCCGAGCTGAGGTGGGCGCGGTCTACCAATCGTAA